The following coding sequences are from one Xiphophorus couchianus chromosome 22, X_couchianus-1.0, whole genome shotgun sequence window:
- the tnfaip3 gene encoding tumor necrosis factor alpha-induced protein 3 has translation MSQGQNFLPKFLFVSNLLKAVKIRQRVPNDVVKPAANAGLMHHLRGMHRYTLEMIAMNHFPQAFREVVQAAILDRAMQASLEQEKKLNWCRELKKMVPLRTNGDGNCLLHAASQYMLGVQDTDLVLRKALHGVLKETDTAVFKARFQAELLQSQEFTQTGLRYTTMNWEDEWDKIVKMASPVSSSNGLQFDSLEDIHIFILSNILRRPIVVIADQVVRSMKSGSSISPLNVGGIYLPLHWPPTECYKYPIVLGYDSQHFAPLITVKDSGPEIRAVPLINPKRVGFEELKVHFLMEKEQPQKERLLNDYLHLIEIPVIGLGHETARIMKAAKLDEGNLPEDMNLMEDYLQLVNHEYQRWQEDKEQAWAAQPQRPPPFSVSQLSLIEIRCATPRCTFYVSVDTQPHCHECFEKRQATTGGGARIEGVVQTKGAGVQGGLGMMGGAETEVSARGARSSSPPCSSSGRGVVLSSPRSAPPTAPSLSLYSETHAMKCKTPGCLFTLSVEHDGLCERCFNARQNHGPPGAGTATTGLPGPNGAPVVSHPAQGSGWPQWGGCDAETERCSMCRQEVFRIFNGLCPPCMQRQQVPERGEPQQGNHRTEASAWSQARDTEQPCLTLTPAHPSAWQTPLAQRCKRSGCQFFGTPEKLGFCTICYVDYQTNHRLTPPPAPVQSRRGLETGFQNATRCRGSGSGCGAVGKTMLEGYCDKCYVKEQSARLNQVAHRTPHSPPLVMRDRASKPRSSQQSQTQTQTQCRRSGCSNVSPGCTDLCPECHTRGQGREAGRRAQAPKEKSKQRCRTQGCDHYANQEKQGYCNECDHFKQIYRG, from the exons ATGTCGCAGGGCCAGAACTTCCTCCCCAAATTCCTGTTTGTGTCCAACCTGCTGAAAGCGGTGAAGATCCGTCAGCGCGTGCCCAACGACGTGGTGAAGCCGGCGGCCAACGCCGGGCTCATGCACCACCTGCGGGGGATGCACCGCTACACCCTGGAGATGATCGCCATGAACCACTTCCCCCAGGCCTTCAGAGAGGTGGTGCAAGCCGCCATCCTGGACCGGGCCATGCAGGCCTCTTTGGAGCAGGAGAAGAAGCTCAACTGGTGTCGGGAACTGAAGAAGATGGTGCCGCTGCGCACCAACG GAGATGGGAACTGCTTGCTGCACGCAGCTTCCCAGTACATGCTCGGCGTCCAGGACACGGACCTGGTGCTCCGGAAAGCTCTCCACGGTGTTCTGAAAGAGACGGACACGGCTGTGTTTAAAGCTCGCTTCCAGGCAGAGCTGCTGCAGTCGCAAGAGTTCACCCAGACCGGGCTCAGATACACCACCATG AACTGGGAGGACGAGTGGGACAAGATTGTAAAGATGGCATCTCCGGTCTCGAGTAGCAATGGGCTCCAGTTCGACTCCCTGGAGGACATTCACATCTTCATTCTCTCCAACATCCTCCGCCGACCCATAGTCGTCATCGCAG ACCAGGTGGTGAGGAGTATGAAATCTGGCTCCTCCATCTCCCCTCTGAATGTGGGCGGGATTTATCTGCCTCTACACTGGCCGCCCACGGAGTGCTACAAATACCCGATAGTGCTTGGCTATGACTCCCAGCACTTCGCACCCCTCATCACCGTCAAAGACAGCGGCCCAG agatCCGAGCCGTTCCGCTCATCAACCCGAAGAGGGTGGGCTTTGAGGAGCTGAAGGTTCACTTCCTGATGGAGAAGGAGCAGCCGCAGAAAGAGAGGCTGCTCAACGACTACCTGCACCTCATAGAGATCCCCGTCATCGGCCTGGGCCACGAAACCGCGCGGATCATGAAAGCTGCGAA GCTGGACGAGGGCAACCTTCCCGAGGACATGAACCTGATGGAGGACTACCTGCAACTCGTCAACCACGAGTATCAGCGCTGGCAGGAGGACAAGGAGCAGGCCTGGGCCGCCCAGCCGCAGCGACCGCCGCCTTTCTCCGTCTCCCAGCTCTCCCTCATCGAGATCCGCTGCGCCACGCCGCGGTGCACCTTCTACGTCTCCGTGGACACGCAACCTCATTGTCACGAATGCTTCGAGAAGCGACAGGCCACGACAGGGGGCGGGGCCAGGATAGAGGGGGTGGTCCAGACCAAGGGCGCTGGCGTGCAGGGAGGACTGGGGATGATGGGAGGAGCGGAGACAGAAGTGAGCGCCAGAGGAGCCAGAAGCAGCAGTCCGCCTTGCTCTTCCTCCGGGAGGGGCGTGGTGCTGTCGAGTCCCCGCTCGGCCCCACCCACCGCCCCCAGCCTCAGCCTGTACAGTGAAACTCACGCCATGAAGTGCAAAACACCCGGCTGCCTCTTCACCCTCAGCGTGGAGCACGACGGCCTTTGCGAGCGCTGCTTCAACGCCAGGCAGAACCACGGACCCCCTGGGGCCGGAACTGCCACCACAGGACTCCCGGGGCCCAACGGGGCGCCTGTCGTTTCCCACCCAGCCCAGGGCTCTGGGTGGCCCCAGTGGGGGGGCTGCGACGCGGAGACGGAGCGATGCAGCATGTGCCGGCAGGAGGTGTTCAGGATATTCAACGGCCTGTGTCCGCCCTGCATGCAGAGGCAGCAGGTTCCGGAGAGGGGGGAGCCGCAGCAGGGCAACCACAGGACTGAGGCCTCGGCTTGGAGCCAGGCCAGAGACACTGAGCAGCCGTGCCTCACCCTCACCCCAGCACACCCGTCAGCCTGGCAGACTCCTCTGGCCCAGCGCTGTAAAAGATCCGGCTGCCAGTTCTTTGGGACTCCGGAGAAATTGGGTTTCTGCACTATTTGCTATGTAGACTATCAGACAAACCACC gcTTGACTCCTCCTCCCGCCCCGGTCCAGAGCAGGCGCGGTTTGGAGACAGGCTTCCAGAACGCCACACGGTGTCGGGGGTCCGGGTCCGGGTGCGGCGCGGTTGGCAAGACCATGCTGGAGGGCTACTGTGACAAGTGCTACGTCAAAGAGCAAAGTGCACGTCTTAATCAAGTTGCACATCGGACACCACACTCCCCTCCTCTGGTCATG CGCGACAGAGCATCTAAACCCAGATCCTCGCAGCAATCCCAGACCCAGACCCAGACCCAGTGCCGGCGGAGCGGCTGCAGCAACGTGTCCCCGGGCTGCACGGACCTCTGCCCCGAGTGCCACACGCGAGGCCAGGGGCGGGAGGCGGGAAGGAGGGCGCAGGCACCCAAGGAGAAGTCCAAGCAGAGGTGTCGGACGCAGGGCTGCGACCACTATGCCAACCAAGAGAAACAGGGCTACTGCAACGAGTGCGACCACTTCAAACAGATCTACCGCGGCTGA